From Roseofilum reptotaenium CS-1145:
CTTTTTCAGGAACCAAAAAATATGAAAACATAGTTCCTGTGCGTCAAATATTGTATCCGGTAGTTACAGCCATGTCACAAAATGAAAAAGATGCTAGAGATATAACATTTCAAGATGGTATTCTCTACAAAAAAATATACATTTTGGAATTCAAATCAAAACGCTAATTTTTTAACTCAATTGTTGAACACAAATGAATACAGTAAAATCCATAAAATTCATTGATTCTATTGGCCATACTCCTTTAGTAGATTTGAGTGATTGCTGCCATCCTAATTCAGCAAAATTGTATGCAAAATGCGAATTTTTGAATCCAGGGTATAGCATGAAAGACCGCATTGCCCAATACATTCTCAACCAAGCTGAAGCCAATGAAAAGTTAACCAAGGGAGATACTATTGTTTGTGCTTCTAGTGGAAATACTGGATGTAGTTTTGCTCTGTTGGCAAGTTTGAAAGGATATAATATTATTGTTGTTACTTCTGAAAAATGCAGCCTAGAGAAGCAAAAGCATATTCGTTCTTTCAATGCTCAATTGATAGTGGTAGGTAAAGGAAATGATTATATGGAATATGCCCATCAATTAGCTGACAAAAATGGGTATTTTAAGGTCGATCAATATAATAATCCCAACAACCCGGAAACTTATTATAAAACATTAGGGCCTGAAATTTGGGAACAAACGAATGGTAGAATTACTCATTTTGTAATGACTGGATCTACTTTTGGTTGTATTACTGGTACAGCCAAGTTTCTAAAGAAAAAAAATAACCAAATCAAAGTTATTCTAGCCGATCCTTTACATTCCAATATTTATGAGTATTATTATCATGCATATTGTCAACATCAATCCGATTATATTGTGAATAAAAAGCAGCCTTATATTATAGAAGGAGCAGGCAAATATAAACCAACAAAATGCTTGGATTTTTCTCTGATTGATAAAGTTATTCAAGTTTCCGATGAACAAGCAATTTCGATGTGTCATAAATGACTGCAAACCGAAGGCATTGTTGTTGGTGGGAGTAGCGGATTAAACGTTTTTGCGAGTAAATGTATCGCCGAACAACTGGATGAGGAATCTGTAGTCGTTACAGTTTTGTGTGATAGTGGTATTAAATACTTATCGAAAATATACAACCCTGAGTTTTTAAGAGAAAGTCAAATTATTTTGGAATAAACTGAATTATGTATAAAATCAAAAAACTATATGGTTCCCAACAAGGTGATGAATTTTTTGAACTTGAACTAGCTGATGGAGAGCGGAAAACAGTAAATATTTGGGATTACTCTACTTTATATTCCTATCCTCATTTATATGAGTATCTAATTTTAGAACAACTCGAATGCAAAGTCTATTTAGTCCTAGAAGACTTTTTGTCTTCTATCAAAGATACCAAACAATGGCGGATCTTAGATATTGCTTGTGGTAGTGGATTGATGGGTAAATTTTTAAAGACTCAAAGTTCTATTTCCGTTGAACTACTGATTGGTATTGATATTTTACCTATAGCTATTACAGCACTGCATCGAGATAATCCACACATTTATGACCAGACCTATATAGTTGGACAATATAAACAGGATGCTTTAAAAGAAGAGCAGTTTAATTGTTTGATTGTTAGTGGAGGTGCGAATCACTTAGAAATTTCTGATTATGAGAGCTATCTTGATTTATTACAGGAGTCTAGTTATCTTATTTTTAATTTAACTAATAATCAGAATGACAGGCGTAGAATGGAGATTTTGCAGTGGATCAATGCTCGTTTGAATTGTCGTGGGAATATCATTTATGAGCATCGAAAATTAATGAATGGTTCCAGTGTAAAACCAGAAGCATTTATTTATCAAAAATAAGCAATCGTATGCTGAAGAAGGGGCTTAAGCCCCTTGCCTATTCTACAGATTACAGATTACCGATTACCCAAACTATAAATCTGACATTTTAACCGAAGATTGTTGTTGTTTACGGGAAATGGTGGTACTGAGTTTATCTAATAATTCCTCCGTCAATTTTTGAAAGGCTTTAGAGCCACGGCTATGGGGATGAGCTATGACCACTGGTAAATAACTATCGACAGATTTCGAGACATTTACATCGGAAGGGATGCGAGTTTTAAACAGTTTCGCCTCACTATAATCTGTACGTACCCGGTTCATGACTTGGCGATAATAGCGGCCGATAAATCCGCCAGCCATGGTGAAGACAATGCCAAGCATTTGAATATCTAGGGGATGTTCATCTTGATGGACTTCTCGCAGTTTGGCTAACCGACGCTCTAAAAGCTGAATCCCGATTAATGATAAGGGTTCTGGACGAGCGGGGAGTAAGTAAAAATCGCTGGCAGTCAGGGCACTGCGAGTTAAGAGATTATAGCCAGGGGCACAATCTAAAATAATGTAATCATATTCGTCGATGATGGGTTTTAAGATCCCCTCAACCAAGACTCTCTCAAAGCGATTCCACACAGTTTCAAAACTGACTTGTTCCCGATAAACGGCTTTTTCATAAATCATTTCTGAAACTGAAAATTCATCATACATATCAATGTCCCCAGGCAGCAAATGGAGTTTGGGGACGTTACAGGCATAGGGAATGATGATATCTTGGATCGGAAAAGCAGCTTTAGCGGCTGGATTAATTGCTTTTTTGACCAGTTCTCTTAACGTGCGTTGATCTCGCCTGAGTTTAGCAAAGTCGGAGGGTGACATCATACTGAGGGTGGCGCTGATTTGAGTATCTAAATCGACAATCAAAACCCGCTTGTCGTGGTATTTGGCAAGACACGCCGCTAGATTAACCGTGAGGGTGGTTTTGCCAACCCCTCCTTTCATATTGACAGTTGAAATAATATGTCCCATAGGTAAGATCCAGTCAGTTCGGTGGAAAAATGTCCAGAAAATGTACAGTTATAAGCCTTTGTGATGCCGAAAGTCGAGCAGAGGGCTTGCATCTAGCAGTTGTGCCTTTCAAATCATAATGCCTATCTACAGTCCAAGGGGCAAGAGACAACAAACAAGAGGCACAACCGGTTTTTCCTGCTCCCCACTGCCCACACCCTACTCAATTTGCATGGTATTATTGAGACTTAATATCGGTTTGTCAATGTTTGCACCCTGGAGATGGGGTGAGAAACAGATTGTTCTGGTATGGTTAAATGTGGCTGCTCTGAGATTGAGGCAAAGCGGGAATGGATTGGATGCGATCGCTGATTTGGATGGACTATCGGTTAGTGGCACTGGTGGGGATCGGTATTCCCTTGGTACTGCTGATTTGGTCGCTGGTGAAACAGTCTGCCGCCCTGATCCGCCTGATGATTATCTATTGGCGGGTGGCTAGTTTACTGATTATCTCCCTTTATTTGATGATTGGGGGAGCGCCCATTGGCTTTGTCAGTTCTATATCCGCCCGGATTTTGATTCCTATATCCCTCTGGTTTTGGATTGACTTGAATGAGGAAATTGAGGATATGCCCCCGTCTCGTGCCCTGAAACTGGCTTTTACGGCTTGGCGCTGGGCGGTAACGATATTGATGGGGATTGGGGCGATCGCCCAATTACCCTCGCTACAATGCGCTTTTTTGCCTACGCAAGAATTAATCCAAAATGACTTTTGCCGACTCTGGTTAGAAGCACCTTGGGGTTATAAACTATTATTCCACAATGCCACCAGCGAACGTTTCTTAGGCTTTGTGGGTATCCTAGGATTGCTGATTTATACGGCTTATCTGAGCTATTTTCTCCTGATTCGCCTCGGGAAACAAGGGCGAACAGCCGTTGGCCAATAATAAATTTAAATGCATCATGACAGATAACAGAAGCATCTACAGCCTATCGTCAATAGTCTCTCTAGGACTGATAATACTTACTGGCTGCGCAGAATCTAACATTCCCCTCCTTGAAATTGAAGTGAATGATGGCTCTTTCGTTGCCTATGGCGTTATAGACCGCAGTGCCATTTCCACGTTTGAGATGGCAACCAAGGACAATCGAGCGATCAAAACACTGGTTTTGCAGTGGGTGCCTGGTTCCATTGATGATACGGCTAATCTAGAGCTGGCGAGAATGGTGCGAGATATGGGGTTTACAACCGTAGTTCCAGAAGATGGACTAGTGTCTTCAGGCGGTACCGATCTATTTCTAGCAGGTGTGCAAAGAGATATTCAGCAGGGAGCTTGTCTCGGCGTGCATTCCTGGGGGGATGGTGATAGCCTTGACGGCCGAGACTTCCCTCGTGATGCAGATGTGCATCAACCCTATCTGGACTATTACAGCGAGATGGGTATTCCTCAGGATTTTTATTGGTTTACTCTTGAAAAAGCTCCAGTGGATGGTATGCACTGGATGCTACCTACAGAAATCCAGCAGTATATGCTGGAAACAAGTGATGCACGGGGTGAGACCTTAAGCGAGATGAATGAAGAAATCTGTGGAGAGCGGGATGAGCAAGCCTGGCTTGAGAGATCGAACTCCTCTGATCGTTGATTTTGAGGGGTTGGAATCTTTTTAGCTCGTTTTTGGGTTGGCCATAACGTAACCTTGTAACCAGCAATATAAATGCGTCCGGAGTCCGGCAGGCGATCGCCAGCACAAATAGACCGGCGAGAATCAGTAACTGACGGTTGCTGGTGGGAGGATTGCGATCTCTCATCGTTAGCTACTACTTTTAACCGGACGAAACGGATATAAAAAGTTTAGTAACGGATAAATTCCACGGGTTTGAATCCACAATCGT
This genomic window contains:
- a CDS encoding COG3904 family protein; the protein is MANNKFKCIMTDNRSIYSLSSIVSLGLIILTGCAESNIPLLEIEVNDGSFVAYGVIDRSAISTFEMATKDNRAIKTLVLQWVPGSIDDTANLELARMVRDMGFTTVVPEDGLVSSGGTDLFLAGVQRDIQQGACLGVHSWGDGDSLDGRDFPRDADVHQPYLDYYSEMGIPQDFYWFTLEKAPVDGMHWMLPTEIQQYMLETSDARGETLSEMNEEICGERDEQAWLERSNSSDR
- a CDS encoding PLP-dependent cysteine synthase family protein, which encodes MNTVKSIKFIDSIGHTPLVDLSDCCHPNSAKLYAKCEFLNPGYSMKDRIAQYILNQAEANEKLTKGDTIVCASSGNTGCSFALLASLKGYNIIVVTSEKCSLEKQKHIRSFNAQLIVVGKGNDYMEYAHQLADKNGYFKVDQYNNPNNPETYYKTLGPEIWEQTNGRITHFVMTGSTFGCITGTAKFLKKKNNQIKVILADPLHSNIYEYYYHAYCQHQSDYIVNKKQPYIIEGAGKYKPTKCLDFSLIDKVIQVSDEQAISMCHK
- a CDS encoding ParA family protein — translated: MGHIISTVNMKGGVGKTTLTVNLAACLAKYHDKRVLIVDLDTQISATLSMMSPSDFAKLRRDQRTLRELVKKAINPAAKAAFPIQDIIIPYACNVPKLHLLPGDIDMYDEFSVSEMIYEKAVYREQVSFETVWNRFERVLVEGILKPIIDEYDYIILDCAPGYNLLTRSALTASDFYLLPARPEPLSLIGIQLLERRLAKLREVHQDEHPLDIQMLGIVFTMAGGFIGRYYRQVMNRVRTDYSEAKLFKTRIPSDVNVSKSVDSYLPVVIAHPHSRGSKAFQKLTEELLDKLSTTISRKQQQSSVKMSDL
- a CDS encoding DUF3177 family protein, with the translated sequence MDWMRSLIWMDYRLVALVGIGIPLVLLIWSLVKQSAALIRLMIIYWRVASLLIISLYLMIGGAPIGFVSSISARILIPISLWFWIDLNEEIEDMPPSRALKLAFTAWRWAVTILMGIGAIAQLPSLQCAFLPTQELIQNDFCRLWLEAPWGYKLLFHNATSERFLGFVGILGLLIYTAYLSYFLLIRLGKQGRTAVGQ
- a CDS encoding class I SAM-dependent methyltransferase, encoding MYKIKKLYGSQQGDEFFELELADGERKTVNIWDYSTLYSYPHLYEYLILEQLECKVYLVLEDFLSSIKDTKQWRILDIACGSGLMGKFLKTQSSISVELLIGIDILPIAITALHRDNPHIYDQTYIVGQYKQDALKEEQFNCLIVSGGANHLEISDYESYLDLLQESSYLIFNLTNNQNDRRRMEILQWINARLNCRGNIIYEHRKLMNGSSVKPEAFIYQK